The Synechocystis sp. PCC 6714 genome includes the window ACCTAACCAAGCATTGCGGGCTAAATCCAACCCAGCATAGACCGTCAAAAACATTATCGATGTGTCCCAACGTCCCACTTTGCCCAACACTAAACCCCCAGCAGCCAGAAAAATTGCCCCTAGCCAAAGGGTCGTGCCCCATTGCCCCGGAGAAACCCAAGCATCCCCCGTTAAAGTCAGGGCGGCAATAATGCCAAAGTTGGCCGGATTAAACCAATGTTTACCCCAGGCTTGCAACAAAAATTTGCTGGCGATCGCCAGGGCCGCTGCTAACACTAGGGTGGATAGATGGTTAGCTCGCAGCAGTAAACAAAGCCCTAACCCAGTAATCAGAGCACTTTTCCAACCCCGATGTCCCCCAAGACTTTGCCAGGTATCCAAGGAAAACCAACGGCCAAAATTTCCCTGTTGATTGATGGTGAATAAAGATTGCACCGCCAGGGTAGTGGTCAAAACAACGGCGATCGCCAAGGGGTCCAAACTCCAATCCCTGGCCAGAATACCCAAACTCAGAAAGCTACAGAGAAAAATAATCTGGTAATCCCGGGCATCACGATCAGTAATTAGCATGGGTTTTTTGGGCAAAAAGTATTTCCATCTTAGAAGATATTTCGGAGCCTTGAAACCTACCAGGAACAGCGTAAAATGAGGAATGAGGTCAGTGAGTGATGCCTGGAAACGCCTCTCCGACAAGTTCAATGCCAGAAATCTTCAGAGCAGAGGGATATGTCTTCTTTTTTTATGCTAACGAAGGCCAGGAGCCAATGCATGTTCATGTTAGGCACGGGGGCGGGTATGCCAAGTTTTGGATTGAACCCGTTGAGCTGGATTATGCTAAAAGCCTAAAAACAAAACAAATTGTTAGAGCAGAAAAATTAATTGTTGATAATCTAGATTTGATCAGGAGCAAGTGGCACAATGTTTTTGGCATCTGAACAAACCATTCAAGCCGAGAGGGTATGGATTGAGAGTCGATGGATTTGTATTCGCCTACAGGATGAGCGGGAGATTCGTTTCCCTGCCCACAAAAATAAAC containing:
- a CDS encoding Na+-translocating NADH-quinone reductase subunit B, which translates into the protein MLITDRDARDYQIIFLCSFLSLGILARDWSLDPLAIAVVLTTTLAVQSLFTINQQGNFGRWFSLDTWQSLGGHRGWKSALITGLGLCLLLRANHLSTLVLAAALAIASKFLLQAWGKHWFNPANFGIIAALTLTGDAWVSPGQWGTTLWLGAIFLAAGGLVLGKVGRWDTSIMFLTVYAGLDLARNAWLGWPPEVSFHHLENGSLLVFALFMLTDPRSIPNGRPGRLLWATAIAIFSLILQYYFYLPTALFWALFCLSPLTVLLDRKFPAPRFQWWQKNDPVPSN
- a CDS encoding DUF4160 domain-containing protein → MPGNASPTSSMPEIFRAEGYVFFFYANEGQEPMHVHVRHGGGYAKFWIEPVELDYAKSLKTKQIVRAEKLIVDNLDLIRSKWHNVFGI